A stretch of Deltaproteobacteria bacterium DNA encodes these proteins:
- a CDS encoding RtcB family protein, translating to MSNETFQLLQSDDGVPIKAWTRGVPFELAAQQQLHKLARLPIIDGWIAVMPDVHHGIGATVGSVVPTREAIIPAAVGVDIGCGMMAVKTSLNANQLPSNLKDLRSAIEQAVPHGRTNNGRRGDRGAWHVPPSPAVQAWSELEAGYKRILERHPVLDRGASLEHLGTLGTGNHFIELCLDESQKVWVMLHSGSRGVGNRIGSYFIDLAREEMHRLGLEIPDRDLGYLREGTVYFDDYVHAVGWAQDFARRNRELMMDAVLQALAQSGELPAFDARLEAVNCHHNYVQKERHLGREVFVTRKGAVRAGKGELGIIPGSMGARSFIVRGKGNPESLESCSHGAGRKMSRTEARKRFSVHDHAEATRDVECRKDADVIDETPMAYKDIDAVMAAQADLVDIVHTLRQVVCVKG from the coding sequence ATGTCGAACGAGACCTTCCAGCTCCTGCAGTCCGATGACGGCGTGCCCATCAAGGCCTGGACGCGCGGCGTGCCCTTCGAGCTCGCGGCGCAGCAGCAGCTCCACAAGCTGGCGCGGCTGCCCATCATCGACGGCTGGATCGCCGTCATGCCCGACGTGCACCACGGCATCGGCGCGACGGTGGGCTCTGTCGTGCCCACGCGCGAGGCGATCATCCCCGCGGCGGTGGGCGTCGACATCGGCTGCGGCATGATGGCCGTGAAGACCTCGCTCAACGCCAACCAACTCCCCTCCAACCTGAAGGACCTACGCTCGGCCATCGAGCAGGCGGTCCCGCACGGCCGCACCAACAACGGCCGCCGCGGCGATCGCGGCGCGTGGCACGTGCCGCCCTCGCCTGCCGTCCAGGCCTGGAGCGAGCTCGAGGCGGGCTATAAGCGCATCCTCGAGCGGCACCCCGTCCTCGACCGCGGCGCGAGCCTGGAGCACCTGGGCACGCTCGGCACGGGAAACCACTTCATCGAGCTCTGCCTCGACGAGTCGCAGAAGGTCTGGGTGATGCTGCACTCGGGCTCGCGCGGCGTGGGCAACCGCATCGGCAGCTACTTCATCGACCTCGCCCGCGAGGAGATGCACCGGCTCGGCCTCGAGATTCCGGATCGCGATCTCGGTTACCTGCGTGAGGGTACTGTTTATTTTGACGATTACGTCCACGCCGTCGGCTGGGCGCAGGACTTCGCGCGCCGCAACCGCGAGCTGATGATGGACGCGGTGCTCCAAGCGCTGGCGCAGAGCGGCGAGCTGCCCGCGTTCGACGCGCGGCTCGAGGCGGTGAACTGCCACCACAACTACGTGCAGAAGGAGCGCCACCTGGGCCGCGAGGTCTTCGTGACGCGCAAGGGCGCAGTGCGCGCGGGCAAGGGCGAGCTGGGCATCATCCCCGGCTCGATGGGCGCGCGCTCGTTCATCGTCCGCGGCAAGGGCAACCCCGAGAGCCTGGAGAGCTGCTCGCACGGCGCGGGCCGCAAGATGAGCCGCACCGAGGCGCGCAAGCGCTTCAGCGTGCACGACCACGCCGAGGCCACGCGCGACGTGGAGTGCCGCAAGGACGCCGACGTCATCGACGAGACGCCCATGGCCTACAAGGACATCGACGCCGTCATGGCCGCGCAGGCGGACCTCGTGGACATCGTCCACACGCTCCGCCAGGTGGTGTGCGTGAAGGGCTAG
- a CDS encoding ABC transporter permease, which yields MATTKPGFRGFVEGIGQGAITFVEQVGELGQAGVEVFRRGFLPPYRPQLFFEHMEFIGNGSTLLVCLTGLFTGMVFAKQTVYAFGLFRAQSLVGPTVALTLTRELAPVLTALMVTMRAGSAICTELGTMRVTEQIDALSTIAVNPSHYLIAPRVIAGTIMVPALAILFDAVGMMGCYLIVVYVERLSPGTLLTRVQSWVDPEDLYETVIKGAVFGLVVILVACYKGFNARGGSKGVGRATTEAMVMSAVAIFFLDYVLDLVLVGSSHQR from the coding sequence GTGGCCACCACCAAGCCAGGGTTCCGCGGGTTCGTCGAGGGCATCGGCCAGGGTGCGATCACCTTCGTCGAGCAGGTGGGCGAGCTCGGTCAGGCGGGCGTGGAGGTCTTTCGGCGCGGCTTCTTGCCGCCGTACCGGCCGCAGCTCTTCTTCGAGCACATGGAGTTCATCGGCAACGGCTCCACGTTGCTGGTGTGCCTGACCGGCCTGTTCACCGGGATGGTCTTCGCCAAGCAGACCGTCTACGCGTTCGGCCTGTTCCGCGCGCAGAGCCTGGTGGGCCCGACGGTGGCGCTCACGCTGACGCGCGAGCTGGCGCCGGTGCTCACCGCGCTGATGGTCACCATGCGCGCGGGCTCGGCCATCTGCACCGAGCTCGGGACGATGCGGGTCACCGAGCAGATCGACGCGCTCTCCACGATCGCCGTGAACCCGTCGCACTACCTCATCGCGCCGAGGGTCATTGCGGGCACGATCATGGTGCCCGCGCTGGCCATCCTCTTCGACGCCGTGGGCATGATGGGGTGCTACCTCATCGTGGTCTACGTCGAGCGGCTCTCACCTGGAACGCTGCTCACGCGCGTGCAGAGCTGGGTCGATCCGGAAGACTTGTACGAGACGGTCATCAAAGGCGCGGTCTTCGGCCTCGTGGTGATCCTGGTGGCTTGCTACAAGGGCTTCAACGCGCGCGGCGGCAGCAAGGGCGTGGGCCGCGCCACCACCGAGGCGATGGTGATGAGCGCGGTGGCCATCTTCTTCCTCGACTACGTGCTCGACCTGGTGCTCGTGGGCAGCTCGCACCAGCGCTAG
- a CDS encoding mechanosensitive ion channel — protein MTWLDQLEAQHVPVHALGVALLLFLFAGLVDFLLQLGFSRTMLRSAASQHPDVTTRLALTRRLTRASLWLLTLSLVASQFETLRTLGTTLLASAGVVGVIVGVAARSTFANVIAGMQIAFTQPIRVGDVVNIRNETGEVEDITLSYTFIKTGDNRRLAIPNDVLSNEVIRNYSLRDPSSLASAQFSVGYHADLAQVKELLLAAARTCAALDASKNVSFGVAELTDAAVHVKLFAWAKTPMDGFDLAGQLLEAGLRALQQAKVPLPVVAVPVAKV, from the coding sequence ATGACCTGGCTCGACCAGCTCGAAGCTCAGCACGTGCCGGTCCACGCGCTGGGCGTGGCGCTGCTGCTGTTCCTGTTTGCAGGGCTCGTCGACTTCCTGCTCCAGCTCGGCTTCTCGCGGACGATGCTCCGCTCCGCCGCCAGCCAACACCCGGATGTCACCACGCGGCTCGCGCTCACGCGGCGGCTCACGCGCGCGTCGCTGTGGCTGCTCACGCTCTCGCTGGTCGCCAGTCAGTTCGAGACGCTGCGCACGCTGGGCACCACGTTGCTCGCCTCGGCCGGCGTGGTGGGCGTGATCGTCGGTGTGGCCGCGCGCTCCACGTTCGCCAACGTCATCGCCGGCATGCAGATCGCGTTCACCCAGCCCATCCGCGTGGGCGACGTGGTGAACATCCGCAACGAGACCGGCGAGGTCGAGGACATCACGCTGAGCTACACGTTCATCAAGACCGGCGACAACCGGCGGCTCGCGATCCCGAATGACGTGCTCTCCAACGAGGTGATCCGCAACTACTCGCTGCGCGATCCCTCGTCGCTGGCGAGCGCGCAGTTCTCGGTGGGCTACCACGCGGATCTCGCGCAGGTGAAGGAGCTCCTGCTCGCGGCCGCGCGGACGTGCGCCGCGCTGGATGCGTCGAAGAACGTGAGCTTCGGCGTGGCCGAGCTCACCGACGCCGCCGTGCACGTGAAGCTCTTCGCCTGGGCCAAGACGCCCATGGACGGCTTCGACCTCGCGGGCCAGCTCCTCGAGGCCGGCTTGCGCGCGCTGCAGCAGGCCAAGGTGCCGCTGCCGGTGGTGGCCGTGCCCGTGGCGAAGGTCTAG
- a CDS encoding ABC transporter ATP-binding protein, translating to MSDAAIQIVQLVKRYGDTVAVNGASLEVPRGSVFGLIGPNGAGKTTTFGVLAGFLRRDAGDVRILGVDPSQIHTLKGKLGVLPQDALMPASEPVGALLQHYGRLGGLTGADAEKQAREGLERVGLAASWDTPAGALSHGMARRVGLVQAMLLASPEVMLLDEPTSGLDPKSAAQVRAFIKQVHGDASAKRTVVISSHNLGELEELCDAAAILDRGRVVVAGTMAEITSQAEEVRFLLRDPPPLAAIQALPFAASASWDEARGLLAVRFSKEKFEAEAVIGQVLGLLLQQNVRISGVTKGRKLEERLLELT from the coding sequence GTGAGCGACGCGGCGATCCAGATCGTCCAGCTCGTGAAGCGCTACGGCGACACCGTGGCCGTGAACGGCGCGTCGCTCGAGGTGCCGCGCGGCAGCGTGTTCGGCCTCATCGGCCCCAACGGCGCGGGCAAGACGACGACCTTCGGCGTGCTCGCGGGCTTCTTGCGCCGAGACGCGGGCGACGTGCGCATCCTCGGCGTGGACCCGTCGCAGATCCACACGCTCAAGGGCAAGCTCGGCGTGCTCCCGCAGGACGCGCTCATGCCCGCGAGCGAGCCGGTGGGCGCGCTGCTGCAGCACTATGGGCGGCTCGGCGGACTCACGGGCGCCGACGCGGAGAAGCAAGCGCGCGAAGGCCTGGAGCGCGTGGGGCTCGCGGCCTCGTGGGACACGCCCGCGGGCGCGCTCTCGCACGGCATGGCCCGGCGCGTGGGGCTGGTGCAGGCCATGCTGCTCGCGTCGCCGGAGGTGATGCTCCTCGACGAACCCACCAGCGGCCTGGATCCCAAGAGCGCCGCGCAGGTGCGCGCGTTCATCAAGCAGGTGCACGGCGACGCCAGCGCCAAGCGCACGGTCGTCATCTCCTCGCACAACCTGGGCGAGCTCGAGGAGCTCTGCGACGCCGCGGCCATCCTCGATCGCGGCCGCGTGGTCGTCGCGGGCACGATGGCGGAGATCACCTCGCAGGCCGAGGAGGTCCGCTTCCTGCTGCGCGACCCGCCGCCGCTGGCCGCCATCCAGGCCCTGCCCTTCGCCGCCTCCGCCAGCTGGGACGAAGCCCGCGGCCTCCTCGCCGTGCGGTTTTCGAAGGAGAAGTTCGAGGCCGAGGCCGTCATCGGCCAGGTGCTCGGGCTGCTCTTGCAGCAGAACGTGCGCATCAGCGGCGTGACCAAGGGCCGCAAGCTCGAGGAGCGGCTTCTGGAGCTCACGTGA
- a CDS encoding metallophosphoesterase produces MDLLKFGVSGDTRPPACNDTANYPTAIINAIGDAEKAAGAQFALDLGDHMFVCNNHQATADAQMNKFMQGVAHFGGTWFMTEGNHECMGAGSGFCPLGSTNVNYQAFLNALAPIASKPYYKRNIHTRLGLATFVFIADNSWDSAQETWLENTLTTADSNATYTIICKHHPQGDTSIASNQTIMQVIRRHKFSLLLTGHVHEYAHQSADSGRDLVMGLGGAPFSGGANYHGYAIVDQKANGKLRVSVYDVHTGTLHDQWTVDPN; encoded by the coding sequence GTGGACCTGCTCAAGTTCGGCGTCAGCGGCGACACGCGGCCGCCTGCCTGCAACGACACCGCCAATTACCCGACCGCGATCATCAACGCCATCGGCGACGCCGAGAAGGCCGCCGGCGCGCAGTTCGCGCTCGACCTCGGCGACCACATGTTCGTCTGCAACAACCACCAGGCCACCGCGGACGCGCAGATGAACAAGTTCATGCAAGGCGTCGCGCACTTCGGCGGCACCTGGTTCATGACCGAGGGCAACCACGAGTGCATGGGCGCCGGAAGCGGGTTCTGCCCGCTCGGCTCGACGAACGTGAACTACCAGGCCTTCTTGAACGCGCTGGCGCCCATCGCGTCGAAGCCCTACTACAAGCGCAACATCCACACGCGGCTGGGCTTGGCGACGTTCGTCTTCATCGCTGACAACAGCTGGGACTCGGCGCAGGAGACCTGGCTCGAGAACACGCTCACCACCGCCGACTCGAACGCCACCTACACCATCATCTGCAAGCACCACCCGCAGGGCGACACGTCCATCGCGTCGAATCAGACCATCATGCAGGTGATCCGGCGGCACAAGTTCTCGCTGCTGCTCACCGGGCACGTGCACGAGTACGCGCACCAGTCCGCCGACAGCGGCCGCGACCTCGTCATGGGCCTCGGCGGCGCGCCCTTCAGCGGCGGCGCGAACTACCACGGCTACGCCATCGTCGATCAGAAGGCCAACGGCAAGCTGCGCGTGAGCGTCTACGACGTGCACACCGGCACGCTGCACGACCAGTGGACGGTCGACCCGAACTAG
- a CDS encoding sigma 54-interacting transcriptional regulator produces the protein MSSKEAKTRTTFIGAQPVKIAFAPYRLDVLDGPEAGHKLRVLGREAVIGSDPDVDLALTDVTVSRRHARVEVDERGYRLDDLGSKNGTHANGRRVVSAYLDDGDVLVLGRQKVRFSLDKGTAEVALSSATRLEGLVGQGRAMRELFALIEAAAPTPATVLVEGETGTGKELVAEALHARSGRKGPLVVFDCSAVAPELAESELFGHVRGAFTGAERDRAGAFRAAEGGTLFLDEVGELADALQPKLLRALEKREVRPVGADGPVKVDVRVVAATVRNLAREVEAGRFRADLFYRLAVVRARLPPLRERLDDLPLLVRNFLGPGADAVSFEALEKLRAHPWPGNVRELRNYLQRAQAISGGNLEKAGAPELMLSTPPAPGEIDTTRPFKDAKDALVADFEQRYWQALLARTGNNLSEAARIAGVHRKSAEYIVQKLGIRKSGS, from the coding sequence ATGTCGAGCAAGGAGGCCAAGACGCGGACCACGTTCATCGGCGCGCAACCGGTGAAGATCGCGTTCGCGCCCTATCGGCTGGACGTGCTCGACGGCCCCGAGGCGGGCCACAAGCTCCGCGTGCTCGGGCGCGAGGCGGTCATCGGCTCGGACCCGGACGTGGATCTCGCGCTCACCGACGTGACCGTCTCGCGGCGTCACGCGCGCGTGGAGGTGGACGAGCGCGGCTACCGGCTCGACGACCTCGGCTCCAAGAACGGCACCCACGCCAACGGCCGCCGCGTGGTCTCCGCGTACCTCGACGACGGCGACGTGCTCGTGCTCGGTCGACAAAAGGTCCGCTTCAGCCTCGACAAGGGCACGGCCGAGGTCGCGCTCTCGTCGGCGACGCGGCTCGAGGGACTCGTTGGCCAGGGACGTGCGATGCGCGAGCTCTTCGCGCTCATCGAAGCGGCGGCGCCCACGCCGGCCACGGTGCTCGTCGAAGGCGAGACGGGCACGGGCAAGGAGCTGGTGGCGGAGGCGCTGCACGCGCGCAGTGGACGCAAGGGCCCGCTGGTGGTGTTCGATTGCTCGGCCGTGGCGCCGGAGCTGGCGGAGAGCGAGCTCTTTGGCCACGTGCGCGGCGCGTTCACGGGCGCCGAGCGCGATCGCGCGGGTGCGTTCCGTGCGGCCGAGGGCGGGACGCTGTTCCTCGACGAGGTGGGCGAGCTCGCCGACGCGCTCCAGCCCAAGCTCCTGCGCGCGCTGGAGAAGCGCGAGGTGCGGCCGGTGGGCGCCGACGGCCCGGTGAAGGTCGACGTGCGCGTGGTGGCCGCGACCGTGCGAAACCTGGCGCGCGAGGTCGAAGCCGGTCGCTTTCGCGCGGACCTCTTCTATCGACTCGCCGTGGTGCGCGCGCGATTGCCTCCGCTGCGCGAGCGGCTCGACGATCTGCCGCTCCTCGTTCGCAACTTCCTCGGCCCGGGCGCGGATGCCGTGAGCTTCGAGGCGCTCGAGAAGCTGCGCGCGCACCCCTGGCCGGGAAACGTGCGCGAGCTGCGCAACTACCTGCAGCGCGCGCAGGCCATCAGCGGCGGAAACCTCGAGAAGGCCGGCGCGCCCGAGCTGATGTTGTCGACGCCGCCCGCGCCCGGCGAGATCGACACCACGCGGCCGTTCAAAGACGCGAAAGACGCGCTCGTCGCCGACTTCGAGCAGCGCTACTGGCAAGCCCTGCTCGCGCGCACCGGAAACAACCTCTCCGAGGCCGCGCGCATCGCCGGCGTGCATCGCAAGAGCGCCGAGTACATCGTGCAGAAGCTCGGTATTCGAAAATCGGGTTCCTAG
- a CDS encoding MFS transporter, translating into MNKRPLAIIFAVVFLDLLGFGIVIPQLAIYAHRFGASGFWVGVLGSTYSAMQFLFAPMLGRLSDRVGRRPVLLISLLGSVGGYLIFGLAGSLAWLFVGRMVQGICGANIGTAQAYIADVTPPEERAKSLGLYLGAAFGLGFVFGPAVGGLLAQWGNLGLGIAAAAMSLCAFLLALVALPESLPPEKRGAHARQRGGLERLMEVLRMPGVGRIIAVFGLATLGFSMMEGVFSLYVLVHFFHVEATPGALPGHDPLSVSAGRWTAAVFVVIGVVSTVVQGGLIGRLRAAFGEPKLVAAGVGIMTLAFAFVPAVGSVALLMAPMGALALGSGINNPSISSLLTQRAPATRQGEVIGVYQSVGSFARTVGPSLGGLFFQMFGETTPFLGAAALMALATVISLGLLNAGPRAPEASVI; encoded by the coding sequence GTGAACAAGAGACCCTTGGCCATCATCTTCGCCGTGGTGTTCTTGGACCTGCTCGGGTTCGGGATCGTCATTCCGCAATTGGCGATCTACGCCCACCGCTTTGGCGCGAGCGGCTTCTGGGTGGGCGTGCTCGGCTCGACGTACTCCGCCATGCAGTTCCTCTTCGCGCCCATGCTCGGTCGCCTCAGCGATCGCGTGGGGCGCCGGCCGGTCTTGCTCATCAGCCTGCTCGGCTCGGTGGGCGGCTACCTGATCTTCGGACTCGCTGGCTCGCTCGCGTGGCTCTTCGTGGGCCGCATGGTGCAAGGCATCTGCGGCGCGAACATCGGCACCGCGCAGGCGTACATCGCCGACGTCACGCCGCCCGAAGAGCGCGCCAAGAGCCTCGGCCTCTACCTCGGCGCGGCGTTTGGCCTGGGCTTCGTGTTCGGACCGGCCGTCGGCGGGCTGCTCGCGCAGTGGGGAAACCTCGGGCTCGGCATCGCGGCGGCGGCGATGAGCTTGTGCGCGTTCCTGCTCGCGCTGGTGGCGCTGCCCGAGTCGCTGCCGCCCGAGAAGCGCGGGGCACACGCTCGTCAGCGCGGCGGACTCGAGCGCTTGATGGAAGTGCTGCGCATGCCCGGCGTGGGGCGAATCATCGCCGTCTTCGGCCTGGCGACGCTCGGCTTCTCGATGATGGAGGGCGTGTTCTCGCTCTACGTGCTGGTGCACTTCTTCCACGTCGAGGCGACGCCGGGCGCCTTGCCGGGACACGATCCGCTCTCGGTGTCCGCGGGCCGCTGGACGGCCGCCGTCTTCGTGGTCATCGGCGTGGTCTCGACGGTGGTGCAGGGCGGGCTCATCGGCCGGCTGCGCGCGGCGTTCGGCGAGCCGAAGCTGGTGGCCGCCGGCGTGGGCATCATGACCCTCGCGTTCGCGTTCGTGCCCGCGGTGGGCAGCGTGGCGCTCCTGATGGCGCCGATGGGCGCGCTCGCGCTCGGGTCGGGCATCAACAACCCGTCGATCTCCAGCTTGCTCACGCAGCGCGCGCCGGCCACGCGACAAGGCGAGGTCATCGGCGTGTACCAATCGGTGGGCAGCTTCGCGCGGACGGTCGGGCCGTCGCTGGGCGGCCTCTTCTTCCAGATGTTCGGCGAGACCACGCCATTCCTGGGCGCGGCGGCGCTGATGGCGCTCGCGACCGTGATCTCCCTGGGCCTGCTCAACGCCGGCCCGCGCGCGCCCGAGGCATCGGTCATCTGA
- a CDS encoding FAD-dependent oxidoreductase: protein MKTRIAVLGAGFGGLELTASLSEALGDRVDVALIDKSDAFVFGYAKLDVLFGRATPDAVRIPYGALAKTGVRMLRETVTAIDVHAKKVTTNAGTHEADILVIGLGADDDPAATPGLVPGQNEFYSMAGAEQLATRLLGFNKGHAVVGVCGAPYKCPPAPSECALMLHDFLTERGVRGDCTITLANPLPSPVPPSPETSKALIAAFAERGINYLPSHRARSIDAARKMVVAGEGKELPCDLFLGVPKQRAPDVVVATGLTKDGWVQVDGKTLETEVPGVYAIGDLADTGAPKAGVFAEGTGRTVAQNLIAKLQGREGTAKNPGAGSCYIEFGAGRVARVDVDFLSGPKPTGAFHAPSAELRTEKQRFGSTRRARWFKA, encoded by the coding sequence GTGAAGACGCGGATTGCCGTGCTGGGCGCGGGCTTTGGCGGGCTGGAGCTGACGGCGTCGCTGTCGGAGGCGCTCGGCGACCGCGTGGACGTCGCGCTCATCGACAAGTCCGACGCGTTCGTCTTCGGCTACGCCAAGCTCGACGTGCTCTTCGGTCGCGCCACGCCAGACGCAGTCCGCATTCCGTACGGTGCGCTCGCGAAGACCGGCGTGCGCATGCTTCGAGAGACGGTCACCGCGATCGACGTGCACGCGAAGAAGGTCACCACGAACGCCGGTACGCACGAGGCCGACATTCTGGTGATTGGGCTCGGTGCGGACGACGACCCTGCCGCCACGCCTGGGCTGGTGCCGGGCCAGAACGAGTTCTATTCGATGGCGGGCGCAGAGCAGCTCGCGACGCGGCTCCTGGGCTTCAACAAGGGCCACGCCGTCGTGGGCGTGTGCGGCGCGCCGTACAAGTGTCCGCCGGCGCCGAGCGAGTGCGCGCTGATGCTGCACGACTTCCTCACCGAGCGGGGCGTCCGCGGCGATTGCACCATCACCCTCGCGAATCCCTTGCCGAGCCCGGTGCCGCCGTCGCCGGAGACCTCGAAGGCGCTCATCGCTGCATTCGCCGAGCGCGGCATCAACTACCTGCCGAGCCATCGCGCGAGGAGCATCGACGCGGCCCGTAAGATGGTCGTCGCCGGCGAGGGCAAGGAGCTGCCCTGTGACCTGTTCCTCGGCGTGCCCAAGCAGCGCGCGCCGGACGTGGTGGTCGCCACCGGGCTCACCAAGGATGGCTGGGTGCAGGTCGATGGCAAGACGCTCGAGACCGAGGTGCCTGGCGTCTATGCCATCGGCGATCTCGCGGACACCGGCGCGCCCAAGGCCGGCGTGTTCGCGGAGGGCACGGGACGAACCGTTGCGCAGAACCTCATCGCGAAGCTCCAGGGCCGCGAAGGCACCGCCAAGAACCCCGGCGCGGGCTCTTGCTACATCGAGTTCGGCGCGGGCCGCGTGGCGCGCGTCGACGTGGACTTCCTCTCCGGGCCCAAACCTACTGGCGCGTTCCATGCGCCGTCGGCGGAGCTTCGCACGGAGAAGCAGCGCTTCGGCTCGACGCGAAGAGCGCGCTGGTTCAAAGCCTAG
- a CDS encoding serine/threonine protein kinase, which yields MSEAVASVPFGRYQLIRRIARGGMAEIYLAKQQGPGRFERSLVIKRILPHLVNTDNQFITMFLDEAALAAQLSHPHIAQVYDFGNEEGTYFIALELVKGPDLRNVVRTAQKLGLEPPPVELAVKMVAEVAGALDYAHHAKGEDGTELHIVHRDVSPQNVLVSYDGVVKLVDFGIAKAATGSTETEAGVVKGKYAYFAPEQIKRVPLDGRTDEYAAALVLYELLTLQQALPGEGMEAIMAAAEARITPIETLRPDLPQDLVAVMHTALAKDRDERYATCRDFQVALEQLLVGWGISVQPHDIARYLAELESQAGEPLSAAVLAQAQAGHTPSLPAKIETGPRALERPNAPRVGTGPLPAVEPAPAPRRNTGMRAALGPPKPADEAPEPERARRPPPRMAEPAPAPAEEPPPDDPDAMMNAPTAYMPENNPEPEPAPEPPKPRPAKAKTGMRKAIDPEAGNATFIKMDRPAGLDDDDEPTNIQAGRRQRAAAGDDQEDEITARKAPAARQKSSARQPALRQADDTARPGTPAFREAEATPPRGQRAEAASKQKAEKAKEKGGTGFFGTLFGLIIFLGGGAAVVGYLAGLRPADFKDVHNFDQAKAVIAAKVADKPEQPVPSALPKPAETPPAPAQPAAALLPNQPDPKAATPAPDKPAEDAKPKPHKVHPKAEAKAEQPAAPEPEQPAPPSTGMALFHVRPYADVTIDGRSYKRTPFAPVELDQGLHNADFADDSGHKLHREFTIVAGQQVTIDVDMTAGK from the coding sequence ATGTCTGAGGCCGTCGCTTCCGTCCCGTTTGGTCGCTACCAGCTGATCCGCCGCATTGCGCGCGGCGGCATGGCGGAGATCTACCTGGCCAAGCAGCAGGGCCCGGGGCGGTTTGAACGCAGCCTGGTCATCAAGCGCATCCTGCCGCACCTGGTGAACACGGATAACCAGTTCATCACCATGTTCCTCGACGAGGCCGCGCTCGCCGCGCAGCTCTCGCACCCGCACATCGCGCAGGTCTACGACTTCGGCAACGAGGAGGGCACCTACTTCATCGCGCTGGAGCTGGTGAAGGGACCCGACCTCCGGAACGTCGTTCGCACCGCGCAGAAGTTGGGGTTGGAGCCGCCGCCGGTGGAGCTGGCCGTGAAGATGGTGGCCGAGGTTGCGGGCGCACTCGACTACGCGCACCACGCGAAGGGCGAGGACGGCACGGAGCTGCACATCGTGCACCGCGACGTGTCGCCGCAGAACGTGCTCGTCTCCTACGACGGCGTGGTGAAGCTGGTGGACTTCGGCATCGCCAAAGCCGCCACGGGCTCCACCGAGACCGAAGCCGGCGTGGTCAAGGGCAAGTACGCCTACTTCGCGCCCGAGCAGATCAAGCGCGTGCCCCTCGACGGCCGCACCGACGAGTACGCCGCGGCGCTCGTGCTCTACGAGCTGCTCACGCTGCAGCAGGCGCTTCCCGGCGAGGGCATGGAAGCGATCATGGCCGCCGCCGAGGCGCGCATCACGCCCATCGAGACGCTGCGGCCGGATCTGCCTCAAGACCTGGTGGCGGTGATGCACACCGCCCTCGCCAAGGACCGCGACGAGCGCTACGCCACGTGCCGCGATTTCCAGGTGGCCCTCGAGCAGCTGCTGGTGGGCTGGGGCATCTCCGTGCAGCCGCACGACATCGCCCGCTACCTGGCGGAGCTCGAGTCGCAAGCCGGCGAGCCGCTCTCGGCCGCCGTGCTGGCCCAGGCGCAAGCGGGGCACACGCCTTCGCTGCCGGCGAAGATCGAGACCGGCCCGCGCGCGCTGGAGCGTCCGAACGCGCCGCGCGTGGGCACCGGTCCCTTGCCGGCCGTGGAGCCTGCGCCTGCGCCGCGGCGGAACACGGGCATGCGCGCTGCGCTCGGTCCGCCCAAGCCAGCCGACGAGGCGCCCGAGCCGGAGCGTGCGCGCCGGCCGCCGCCGCGCATGGCCGAACCCGCGCCTGCACCGGCCGAGGAGCCGCCGCCTGACGATCCGGACGCGATGATGAACGCGCCCACGGCGTACATGCCGGAGAACAACCCGGAGCCGGAGCCTGCACCCGAGCCGCCGAAGCCGCGCCCTGCGAAGGCGAAGACGGGCATGCGCAAGGCGATCGATCCCGAAGCCGGGAACGCCACGTTCATCAAGATGGATCGCCCGGCGGGGCTCGACGACGACGACGAGCCGACCAACATCCAGGCCGGTAGGCGTCAACGTGCGGCCGCGGGCGACGATCAGGAAGACGAGATCACCGCGCGCAAGGCGCCGGCGGCGCGCCAGAAGTCGAGCGCACGTCAGCCCGCGCTGCGCCAGGCCGACGACACCGCACGCCCCGGCACCCCCGCGTTTCGCGAGGCCGAGGCCACGCCGCCGCGTGGTCAGCGCGCGGAAGCTGCCAGCAAGCAGAAGGCCGAGAAGGCGAAGGAGAAGGGCGGCACTGGATTCTTCGGCACGCTCTTCGGCCTGATCATCTTCCTCGGCGGCGGTGCGGCGGTGGTGGGCTACCTCGCGGGGCTGCGTCCAGCGGACTTCAAGGACGTCCACAACTTCGATCAGGCCAAGGCCGTGATCGCGGCCAAGGTCGCCGACAAGCCCGAGCAGCCCGTGCCCAGCGCGCTGCCCAAGCCCGCCGAGACGCCGCCTGCGCCCGCACAGCCGGCAGCGGCGCTCCTCCCGAACCAGCCCGATCCGAAGGCCGCGACGCCGGCCCCGGACAAGCCTGCCGAAGACGCCAAGCCGAAGCCTCACAAGGTGCACCCAAAGGCCGAGGCGAAGGCCGAGCAGCCCGCCGCGCCGGAGCCCGAGCAGCCCGCGCCGCCATCGACAGGCATGGCGCTCTTCCATGTTCGCCCGTACGCCGACGTCACCATCGACGGCCGCTCGTACAAGCGCACGCCGTTCGCGCCCGTGGAGCTCGACCAGGGCCTGCACAACGCCGACTTCGCCGACGACTCGGGCCACAAGCTGCACCGCGAGTTCACCATCGTGGCCGGGCAGCAGGTCACGATCGACGTGGACATGACCGCGGGCAAGTAG